ttctttaattgtttttttttttttctcattacaGAAAGTGTTTTCACAGATGTAAGTCTCGCATACATTTGTCCATTCTGACTGTCAGCTGTATGCACATAGCTTTCTCACATGGTGGACATCGGCTGCGAGAGTTGGTCTGATAGTGAGACATACTGCAGCTAGTGTCCAAACAAAGACAAAGGCCTGAGATACAACAGACGGACAGAAGCATTACGCCGTGTTGTGTTCCTCTAGGTGTTGTGTTAATTGGGGTGTATATAAAGAGAAAGCAGGAGAGACTGTTTTGGTATTTCTGACAGGTCAGTGCAAGATTAACAGCAATGATGTTTGCACATGTTTTGGGTCGGTTGGTCATGCAAATTCACCGTGCTGAGCCAAATAAAGCTACTTGGTTTAAAAGGACTTCTGACGAAACTCTGCTTCATACATCGCTACACTATTGACTAGTTTACTCCAGTTCTGCCAAAAATGTTGCTAATGTGGCTGCAGTATTGTCCCATCGTCAGCAAAGTATGTACTTCTAGAAGAGGTAGACAAGACCAGGTGCTTACagtgatttacattttttagtgaCATTTTCAGTGTTTAATGTTGAGTGTGTGCATCAGAATGATGGTGATAGGTTTACGGGATGGAGCTCTAATGGACTGCCAGACGTCTCTGTGCTGATGGTTCTGTTACTCTGAGAGCGAGACAGGAGGGCAGACAGCTGCGCGTAACACTGGGCCCGCCTCCCCCTCGGCCAGCTGCCCGCTGAGTGGAGAAAAGCAGCTGTCAATCATCTCAAACAACCAACTGCAGCAGAGATTCTGACACAATAtgcaaaatgattttgttgGTCATTGTTATGAACATGAATCTGTAAATGTGATACACTGAATAGTAAATACGTGCCAGAATATGATCTGTGTTCAGTAAAAATATCCTTGCTGCCATTCCAGTAATGAGCTGCCATCTTCCCATGATAGTCCCTTATATTGACTTTGGCATCtgaagagaggaaaaaaaagctgttttagaTTGTACAGTAAcacttataaaataaacattttgaaccATTGGTGTTATTaataacttgttattcatgtcAGCATGACACCTGTGGTACACTGTGATGCATTtccataaatacacacacagctATTAAGGAGGTtcttttaaagagacagttcacccagaaaAGAAAATGGGATGATGTTCAGtgatttaatgaattaaatatcaGTGTGTTCTTTATACAAAGCTGTCATTGGCTTTAGAAGACTGGAATACAATATGAGTCATATTAACTACTTTCATGATGCTAGTCAGTTTTGCTCCAGTCCCCTTTCACTTTCAAGAATACAGAAAGTTAACAAAACATAACGGCATGTAAACAATTCAGTGAGAGTAACAGACATTTGAGCATTCCTTTTACCCattcatttttactttgttaGGGCCAATTCACACAAAACGTGTCTTGTAATGCAAAACGTTGAAAAAGTTGTCCACTGGCAAGACGGGGTTTTAATAAAAGTTGGCCGCCTATATGCAGTAgaaatgcaattattattattattgttattgttaaattattaaattggtGAAACATGACCGGAAAAAAAGAGTGAAGCAGAAAAAGGcctttgtcaaaaaaaaaaaaaataaaaaa
The sequence above is drawn from the Labeo rohita strain BAU-BD-2019 chromosome 25, IGBB_LRoh.1.0, whole genome shotgun sequence genome and encodes:
- the LOC127156587 gene encoding ankyrin repeat domain-containing protein SOWAHB isoform X1: MNKKKTTLGTPHSDLKFTALHWAAKQGRVEMADMMARSGADVNQRAGYTPLHLAALHGHENIIQLLINNYNAKVNIRDYHGKMAAHYWNGSKDIFTEHRSYSAGSWPRGRRAQCYAQLSALLSRSQSNRTISTETSGSPLELHPVNLSPSF
- the LOC127156587 gene encoding ankyrin repeat domain-containing protein SOWAHB isoform X2, which encodes MGADSGLDDGLLSSFFLKGGYTPLHLAALHGHENIIQLLINNYNAKVNIRDYHGKMAAHYWNGSKDIFTEHRSYSAGSWPRGRRAQCYAQLSALLSRSQSNRTISTETSGSPLELHPVNLSPSF